One genomic region from Mastacembelus armatus chromosome 21, fMasArm1.2, whole genome shotgun sequence encodes:
- the LOC113123847 gene encoding sterile alpha motif domain-containing protein 9-like: MADHSQMKNEEAKLSSTTNINDRANVRNDQLRKDHSTSSENQRGRLCKPYPFNRYHDTYRYIESSILDTIESGPSNLIEPCHEYKAFINTTDENKMIKFIFEVIRFAAACMNSRTNGTIHFGIGDMPDFTHGQVLGVVVEDKEAYANELKSAIERCFEYKHKDTAQMCIKPPRFVEVLYKDMTSSDKCVIEVDIVPDSTICEENIYHTFNSGKTKAKKKEKQFYVRDGGSSKDLYPDATSGKDVEKNYQKFIDSVAHLSQRRKTEEEKHLSLIKSSTQASYVSHHKLREIITGGTLTLDKSNFERYVIVTNKSHVRQFESLGFLVELNPTAVLDFHPESAKDGLLYHFKQQCTVNVHSPAQYKITEAVEDIANKLKLTRSTSWVLCNSGIEDEAPSDIGQWLMDKGASVQDVISFLCRKDVLPNKRFLVIFLLLSTVSETTDPLLEAFNQFHKELGGTDQILCICDNERCFTSWKDLIEVQYKIDISGRCIYKLSLAAINGTILSLFSKCHRSKRFLPHSVLLKTDFESSLNTLDVLCMNQCEGGNEDKILIEENFYNGGKPSWCNFYCLESREPTTYITRDKLDLIKTIIPDLLCQRKPCVLFNLLHAPGCGGTTLAMHVLWALRDRFRCAVLKDSNADFAEVANQVVQFLMHDQKDQSSWVPILLMIDDFNNMEKVSELQQLIEHKCTENNIKSTQIVLLNCMRAEPFHPSEENRTFLGNDLSYKEQKHLTQIPNCETFYSFMMTKPQLKPEYINSVVHNTLKSFDINQKYSQLLAVLTLVNVYNADFYLPVNLCKTFISLEPKPLCGTDKVEELFGKFSNLINIKDEGEDKAVKMIHPKIAQCCFKDITQKTTKADVTKLLKLAKLKMASFLPPGLQETIKKTPLQPTKPFYSAE; the protein is encoded by the exons ATGGCTGACCACAGTCAAATGAAG AATGAAGAGGCAAAACTGTCATCCACCACAAATATAAATGACAGAGCTAATGTCAGAAATGATCAATTAAGGAAAGATCATTCCACAAGCTCTGAAAACCAGCGTGGAAGACTATGCAAACCTTATCCCTTCAATAGGTACCACGATACATATAGATACATAGAGAGCAGCATTCTTGATACTATAGAATCAGGTCCCTCAAACCTGATAGAACCCTGCCATGAGTATAAAGCTTTCATCAATacaacagatgaaaataaaatgatcaagTTCATTTTTGAGGTTATTCGCTTTGCAGCTGCCTGCATGAACAGCCGCACCAATGGTACCATACACTTTGGAATAGGGGACATGCCAGACTTCACTCATGGTCAAGTGTTGGGAGTGGTTGTTGAGGACAAAGAAGCTTATGCAAATGAACTGAAATCTGCCATTGAGCGTTGCTTTGaatataaacacaaagacactgcTCAAATGTGCATCAAACCCCCTCGATTTGTTGAGGTTCTGTACAAGGATATGACATCATCTGACAAATGTGTGATAGAAGTCGATATAGTTCCTGACTCTACGATCTGTGAAGAAAACATCTACCACACTTTCAACAGtggcaaaacaaaagcaaagaaaaaagaaaaacaattctATGTCAGAGATGGTGGTAGCAGTAAAGATCTCTATCCAGACGCTACATCTGGCAAAGATGTGGAGAAGAATTACCAGAAATTCATTGACAGTGTGGCACATCTTTCACAACGCcgaaaaacagaagaagagaagcatCTCAGTTTAATAAAAAGCAGTACACAAGCCAGCTATGTCAGCCATCACAAACTTCGTGAGATAATAACTGGTGGGACTCTTACTTTAGATAAGTCAAACTTTGAGCGGTATGTGATAGTAACTAATAAATCACATGTGAGGCAGTTTGAATCACTTGGTTTTCTTGTAGAGCTCAACCCAACAGCTGTTTTGGACTTTCACCCAGAATCAGCTAAAGATGGATTACTGTATCACTTTAAACAACAGTGTACAGTAAATGTCCATTCACCAGCACAGTATAAAATCACAGAGGCAGTTGAGGACATTGCAAACAAGTTGAAATTAACTCGAAGCACCAGCTGGGTATTGTGCAATAGTGGTATTGAAGATGAGGCACCATCAGACATAGGCCAGTGGTTGATGGACAAAGGAGCCTCGGTTCAAGATGTAATTTCTTTCTTGTGTCGGAAAGATGTGCTTCCAAACAAGAGATTCCTTgtcattttcttacttttatcAACAGTGAGTGAAACAACTGATCCTCTTCTTGAGGCTTTCAATCAGTTTCATAAAGAACTTGGTGGCACAGATCAAATCCTTTGTATATGTGACAATGAAAGATGTTTTACCTCCTGGAAGGACCTAATAGAGGTTCAGTATAAAATAGACATCTCTGGTAGGTGCATATATAAGCTCAGTTTGGCTGCCATTAATGGCACTATCCTAAGTCTTTTCTCAAAATGCCACAGATCCAAGCGTTTCCTGCCCCACAGTgtccttttaaaaacagactttgaGAGTAGCTTGAATACACTAGATGTCCTGTGCATGAACCAGTGTGAGGGAGGAAATGAAGACAAAATTTTAATAGAAGAGAATTTCTACAATGGAGGAAAACCATCATGGTGCAATTTCTATTGTTTAGAAAGCCGTGAACCCACAACATACATCACACGAGACAAGTTAGACCTTATTAAAACCATTATACCAGATTTGTTGTGCCAGAGAAAACCCTGTGTATTGTTCAACCTCCTGCATGCACCAGGATGTGGTGGGACAACTTTGGCCATGCATGTTTTATGGGCTCTTCGGGACAGATTTCGTTGTGCTGTCCTTAAAGACAGCAATGCTGACTTTGCTGAAGTAGCTAATCAAGTGGTTCAGTTTTTAATGCATGACCAGAAGGACCAATCATCATGGGTTCCTATTTTACTCATGATAGATGATTTTAATAATATGGAAAAAGTATCTGAATTACAGCAGCTCATTGAACATAAATGCACAGAGAATAACATTAAGTCTACACAGATAGTTCTCCTGAACTGTATGAGAGCAGAGCCCTTTCACCCCAGTGAAGAAAATCGTACATTCCTTGGAAATGATCTCTCTTATAAAGAGCAGAAACACCTTACACAAATACCAAATTGTGAGACGTTCTATAGTTTTATGATGACAAAACCACAATTAAAGCCAGAGTACATTAACAGTGTAGTCCACAACACCCTGAAAAGCTTTGACATAAATCAGAAATATTCGCAACTTTTGGCTGTTTTAACACTTGTAAATGTGTACAATGCAGATTTTTATCTGCCTGTCAATCTGTGTAAGACATTTATCAGTCTGGAACCAAAACCTCTCTGTGGAACAGACAAAGTTGAAGAACTATTCGGGAAATTTTCtaatttaataaacattaaGGATGAGGGAGAAGACAAGGCTGTAAAAATGATCCATCCAAAAATTGCACAATGTTGTTTCAAGGACATAACTCAAAAAACGACAAAAGCTGATGTAACCAAGTTACTAAAATTGGCAAAATTGAAAATGGCCTCTTTCCTTCCCCCTGGCCTCCAggaaactataaaaaaaacacccttACAGCCTACAAAGCCTTTTTACTCCGCAGAATAA